The proteins below come from a single Chrysoperla carnea chromosome 1, inChrCarn1.1, whole genome shotgun sequence genomic window:
- the LOC123305405 gene encoding tubulin-specific chaperone D, giving the protein MDVQNDDNMENIGLGCALEMFAEVNEVLQMIDNLKTIYCEPHMIEKAYDRFVFILYQYFEQPHLLDPHLDNILSILIEIIRNPDNAIELKHETFKYMFVFVKVRGYKIVVRHLPHEVSDFEPVLKMLESLDPLDAEIWRSRYVLLIWMSIIVMLPFHMSRLDGFDTHEQDSSGREKKTVMTRVLDVCKTYSVALDACRDAAVLLTSRFLSRSDVKDIHLEPFFNWAFDTEKNSECVFARYGALACVARILKQSKREDILPYAPRLLQWILSVNFKDSPDRNILKYGYKVIQRIGLIFLKPRVASWRYKRGNRSLAENLSAGDGKIFDEKVDKNVESDDDIEVPDEIEEVIDELMVGLRNLDRVVRWSAAKGIGRVTGRLPKNLADEVVGSVLELFSPREGDGAWHGGCLALAELGRRGLLLPTRLPEVVPVVLEALNYDVIKGYTSVGAHIRDAACYVCWSFARAYSKEDIAPFVAQIASGLLIVSVFDREINCRRAASAAFQENVGRQGSFPHGIDILTVADFFTVGVRTNAYLQISVYIAQYPEYTKPLINHLVDKKVDHWDTVIRELTGKALHNLTPKAPEYMATTVLEKLINYTKSIDLNARHGSVIAIGEIIYALSKLNTTDNVVDVIGRDMLQSVIDLIPRFKERLYFRGLGGELMKQACSDFIENCSLAKLPIHGYPIIDDWYNVLEECLSHEVPSIRAKAISALPALFNEYFQTDIEVETQPTIATIMDRYIQNLSSDVELNRMGYALALGALPNFMFKNHLSDVISGLIKCSQIEKNSSKYAQSRRDALKALTQICRSLPHDSYKSQIQDIYNCFFTGLNDYTQDTRGDVGAWVREAAMTGLQTLTIILCNTNHLTEAIVTKTMGGVAKQAVERIDRTRALAGTVFSTLLHYKPEIPHIPYRDEVRNIFPEELCKNMNWNSESDTFPLFPKLLAYPGYSYDVLFGLIISVGGLTEGLVKHSSAALFNYLKSINNEQKLTELKRICDDIVDIFTQNQLNDRVTVPMFGFLDRLLNSGCISVVLQDTSSTFAMDIFNLLKTEINDCKNTYKLIDSINVMCQLIQVQSDVCNKALGRLSILLCSRKKYIRKTTATRLYETLIVYGDSTIIPLETLDDAMTILSDTNWEDDVEQLRPIRNNLCTLLGIKPPIAMRTK; this is encoded by the exons atgGATGTGCAAAATGATGATAACATGGAAAATATTGGATTAGGCTGTGCTTTAGAAATGTTTGCAGAAGTAAATGAAGTATTACAAATGATAGATAacctaaaaacaatttattgtgaACCCCACATGATTGAAAAAGCTTATgatcgttttgtttttatattataccaaTATTTTGAACAGCCACATTTATTAGATCCACATTTGGAtaatattttatcgattttaattgaaattataagaAATCCAGACAATGCAATTGAgctaaaacatgaaacatttAAGTacatgtttgtttttgttaaagttCGAGGATATAAAATAGTTGTACGACATTTACCTCACGag GTTTCAGATTTTGAACCAGTTTTAAAAATGCTGGAAAGTTTAGATCCATTAGATGCTGAAATATGGCGCTCAagatatgttttattaatttggatGTCCATTATTGTAATGCTACCATTTCATATGTCACGCCTCGATGGATTTGATACCCACGAACAGGATTCTTCGGGTCGTGAGAAGAAAACAGTTATGACCAGAGTTCTAGATGTTTGTAAGACATATTCTGTTGCTTTAGACGCATGTAGAGATGCTGCGGTACTTTTAACATCTAGATTTTTATCAAG atctGATGTGAAAGACATTCATCTCGAACCTTTTTTTAATTGGGCATTCGATACCGAAAAGAATTCAGAATGTGTGTTTGCAAGATACGGAGCCTTAGCATGTGTAGCacgaattttaaaacaaagcaAACGTGAAGATATATTACCGTATGCTCCAAGATTATTACAGTGGATTTTAAGCGTGAATTTTAAAGACAGTCCTGAtcggaatattttaaaatatggttaTAAAGTCATACAACGTATAG GTCTAATATTCTTAAAGCCACGTGTTGCCAGTTGGCGATATAAACGAGGTAATCGATCTTTAGCAGAGAATTTAAGCGCTGGAgatggaaaaatatttgatgaaaaagtTGACAAAAACGTCGAAAGTGATGATGATATTGAAGTTCCTGATGAAATCGAAGAAGTCATCGATGAGCTTATGGTTGGTCTAAGAAATTTGGATCGTGTTGTtag gTGGTCTGCTGCCAAAGGTATCGGACGCGTTACAGGACGATTACCTAAAAATCTGGCAGATGAAGTTGTTGGATCagttttagaattatttagtCCACGAGAAGGGGACGGAGCATGGCATGGTGGTTGCTTGGCACTTGCTGAATTAGGACGTAGAGGTTTACTTTTACCAACGCGATTGCCTGAAGTTGTTCCGGTTGTCTTAGAAGCATTAAATTATGATGTTATAAAAGGATATACATCCGTTGGTGCGCATATAAGAGACGCAGCTTGTTACGTTTGTTGGTCATTTGCTCGAGCGTATAGTAAAGAAGATATTGCTCCTTTTGTAGCACAAATTGCTAGTGGCTTGTTGATTGTATCAGTTTTCGATAGAGAG atAAATTGTCGCAGAGCTGCAAGTGCAGCATTCCAAGAAAATGTTGGACGCCAAGGATCATTCCCACATGGTATCGACATCCTAACAGTAGCTGATTTTTTCACAGTTGGTGTACGAACTAACGCCTATTTACAAATCAGTGTCTACATAGCACAATACCCCGAATATACAAAAccattaattaatcatttagtGGATAAAAAAGTGGATCATTGGGATACAGTGATACGCGAATTAACCGGTAAAGCTTTACATAATTTAACACCTAAGGCTCCGGAATATATGGCTACAactgttttggaaaaattgattaattatacaaaatcaaTTGATTTAAATGCACGGCATGGATCTGTGATTGCGATTGGAGAAATTATTTATGCTTTATCAAAGTTGAATACAACGGATAATGTTGTGGATGTAATAGGACGTGATATGTTACAAAGTGTGATAGATTTAATACCACGATTTAAAGAACGATTATATTTTCGTGGATTGGGTGGAGAGTTAATGAAACAAGCGTGTtcagattttattgaaaattgttcgCTTGCAAAATTACCAATTCATGGATATCCAATAATTG atGATTGGTATAATGTACTCGAAGAATGTTTGTCTCATGAGGTTCCTAGCATTCGAGCAAAAGCCATATCAGCACTTCCAgctttatttaatgaatatttccaAACTGACATTGAAGTGGAAACACAACCCACAATTGCTACAATTATGGATaggtatatacaaaatttaagttcTGATGTTGAACTCAACAGAATGGGTTATGCACTTGCATTAG gggctttaccaaattttatgtttaaaaatcatttatcagATGTTATATCAGGACTAATTAAATGTtcacaaattgagaaaaattcaaGCAAATATGCTCAAAGTAGACGAGATGCGCTGAAAGCATTAACACAAATTTGTCGATCTCTACCCCACG aTTCATATAAATCACAAATTCAGGATATTTACAACTGTTTCTTTACGGGTCTAAATGATTATACACAAGATACAAGAGGCGATGTTGGAGCCTGGGTACGTGAAGCTGCTATGACTGGATTACAaacattaacaattattttatgtaacacAAATCACTTAACGGAAGCGATTGTTACGAAAACAATGGGTGGTGTTGCGAAACAAGCGGTTGAACGAATAGATAGAACGCGAGCACTTGCGGGTACTGTGTTCTCGACATTACTTCATTA taaACCAGAAATTCCACATATTCCATATCGCGATGAAGTCCGAAATATATTTCCCGAAGAATTATGTAAAAACATGAATTGGAATTCTGAAAGTGACACATTTCCATTATTTCCAAAACTCTTAGCATATCCAGGATATTCGTATGATGTGCTGTTTGGATTGATTATAAGTGTTGGAGGACTTACGGAAGGTCTT GTTAAACATTCAAGTGCagctttatttaattacttaaaatcaattaacaatGAACAAAAGCTCACAGAGTTAAAGCGAATTTGCGATgatattgttgatatttttacaCAGAATCAATTAAATGATCGGGTTACAGTGCCTATGTTTGGATTTTTAGATCGTTTATTAAATTCTGGATGTATTAGTGTTGTTTTGCAGGACACGTCATCAACATTTGCcatggatatttttaatttattaaaaactgaaatcaATGATTGTAAAAATacgtataaattaattgatagcATTAATGTAATGTGTCAACTAATACAG gTACAGAGCGATGTCTGTAACAAAGCATTAGGGCGATTAAGTATATTACTTTGTAGCcgtaaaaaatacattcgtaAAACAACAGCCACACGTTTATACGAAACATTGATTGTGTATGGTGATAGTACAATAATTCCATTAGAAACACTAGATGATGCCATGACAATATTAAGTGACACAAATTGGGAAGATGATGTTGAACAATTACGTCCAATACGAAATAATTTATGCACTTTACTTGGTATCAAACCACCCATAGCCATGcgtactaaataa